A single window of Silvimonas iriomotensis DNA harbors:
- the ptsP gene encoding phosphoenolpyruvate--protein phosphotransferase, whose translation MSLALHGIGIGGGVAIGHAHLISHTDIEIAHYTVRPEDIAGEVARYDSAVKTARQELEMLWGSIPENAPTELGAFLSLHIMLLNDQTLSVEPKEIIEKRKCNAEWALKLQLDTLLAQFDEIEEEYLRERRTDVIQVTERIFKTLAGHDMAMHTPAPTDRDSILVAHDLSPADMVLFKDSEYMAFITDVGGPTSHTAILARSLDLPSVLALRHARSLIHEDELIIVDGVNGVVIVDPDERTLTEYRARQADWTERQARLQDIRTSTPVTQDGVEIELFGNIELPEDTDQVIENNATGIGLFRSEFLFLSEDDLPTEQEQYEAYRAVAEQMNGQPVIIRTIDLGKDKIPKWQEETDAPNPALGLTGIRLCLAEAQLFRTQLRALLRASAYGKIKLLVPMLSHVGEVRQTRRHLEEVKAQLRAEGIPFDEHIELGGMIEVPAAAFTVEHFLHHLDFASIGTNDLIQYTLAVDRNDDAVSHLYDPVHPAVIRLLHHVISTCNRVGKPISMCGEMAGDPALTRLLLGLGLRRFSMLPARLLKVKEQVLSTDLERIKPLIARLLEADEIETLWHVMEELQA comes from the coding sequence ATGAGTCTTGCCTTGCACGGGATCGGGATTGGCGGTGGCGTCGCCATCGGGCACGCCCACCTCATATCGCATACCGATATCGAAATTGCGCACTACACCGTGCGCCCGGAGGATATTGCCGGCGAAGTGGCGCGCTATGACTCTGCGGTCAAAACAGCGCGGCAAGAGCTGGAAATGCTCTGGGGCAGTATTCCGGAGAACGCGCCGACCGAGCTGGGGGCGTTCCTGAGCCTGCATATCATGCTGCTCAACGACCAGACGCTGTCGGTCGAACCCAAAGAGATCATCGAAAAGCGCAAGTGCAACGCCGAATGGGCGCTCAAACTGCAACTGGATACCTTGCTGGCGCAGTTTGACGAGATCGAAGAAGAATACCTGCGTGAGCGCCGCACCGACGTCATCCAGGTGACCGAGCGCATTTTCAAGACGCTGGCGGGCCATGACATGGCCATGCACACGCCGGCACCGACCGACCGGGATTCCATCCTTGTCGCGCATGATCTGTCGCCGGCTGACATGGTGCTGTTCAAAGACAGCGAATACATGGCGTTCATTACCGACGTCGGCGGCCCGACCAGCCACACCGCCATTCTGGCGCGCAGTCTGGATTTGCCGTCCGTGCTGGCGTTGCGCCATGCGCGCTCGCTGATCCATGAAGACGAACTGATTATTGTCGATGGCGTGAACGGCGTGGTCATTGTCGACCCGGACGAGCGCACGCTGACTGAATACCGCGCCCGCCAGGCCGACTGGACCGAGCGCCAGGCGCGGCTGCAGGATATCCGCACCAGTACGCCGGTCACTCAGGACGGGGTTGAGATCGAACTCTTTGGCAACATCGAGTTGCCGGAAGACACGGATCAGGTGATCGAGAACAACGCGACCGGGATTGGCCTGTTCCGCTCCGAGTTCCTGTTCTTGTCAGAAGACGATCTGCCGACCGAGCAAGAACAGTACGAAGCGTATCGCGCGGTGGCAGAGCAGATGAATGGCCAGCCGGTCATCATCCGCACCATCGATCTTGGCAAAGACAAGATTCCCAAATGGCAGGAAGAAACCGATGCGCCCAACCCGGCGCTGGGCCTGACGGGTATCCGCCTGTGCCTGGCCGAGGCCCAGTTGTTCCGCACCCAATTGCGCGCGCTGCTGCGGGCGTCGGCCTACGGCAAGATCAAACTGCTGGTGCCCATGCTCTCGCACGTGGGCGAGGTGCGCCAGACGCGCCGGCATCTGGAAGAAGTCAAAGCGCAACTGCGGGCCGAGGGCATTCCGTTTGATGAACACATCGAACTGGGCGGCATGATCGAAGTACCGGCAGCGGCGTTTACGGTGGAGCACTTCCTGCATCATCTGGATTTTGCGTCCATCGGCACCAATGACCTGATCCAGTACACGCTGGCGGTAGACCGCAATGACGACGCGGTGTCCCATCTGTATGACCCGGTGCACCCGGCGGTGATCCGGCTGTTGCACCACGTGATCAGCACCTGCAACCGCGTGGGCAAGCCGATCTCCATGTGCGGCGAAATGGCGGGTGATCCGGCGCTGACACGCTTGTTGCTCGGCCTTGGCTTGCGGCGTTTCTCCATGCTGCCGGCGCGGTTGCTGAAGGTGAAAGAGCAAGTGCTGTCGACCGATCTGGAGCGCATCAAGCCGCTGATTGCACGTTTGCTGGAAGCCGACGAGATCGAAACGCTCTGGCACGTGATGGAAGAACTGCAGGCCTGA
- a CDS encoding HPr family phosphocarrier protein yields MPVKELEIVNKLGLHARASSKLTQLASQFQSEVWISRNQKRVNAKSIMGVMMLAAGKGSMVTIETTGPDDQMALDALEALIADYFGEGE; encoded by the coding sequence ATGCCGGTAAAAGAGCTCGAAATCGTGAACAAGCTGGGTCTGCATGCGCGGGCATCCAGCAAGCTGACGCAACTGGCCAGTCAGTTTCAAAGTGAAGTATGGATCAGCCGTAACCAGAAACGTGTCAACGCAAAGTCCATCATGGGCGTCATGATGCTGGCGGCGGGCAAGGGCAGCATGGTTACCATTGAAACCACGGGCCCGGATGACCAGATGGCGCTTGATGCACTGGAAGCGCTGATTGCTGATTACTTTGGCGAAGGCGAATAA
- a CDS encoding PTS sugar transporter subunit IIA gives MVGIIIVTHVSLGEALISCAEHIMGRPLTNVGQLSVSKTEDPDDVVLKAHDLIDMLDDGSGILLLTDIYGGTPSNVSNRLIQPGRVEAVAGVNLPMLVRALTYCQQPLEVVVSKAITGGLEGVLYMLPNAAQG, from the coding sequence ATGGTAGGGATTATCATCGTCACCCACGTGTCGCTGGGGGAAGCGTTGATCTCGTGTGCCGAGCACATCATGGGTCGGCCGCTGACCAACGTCGGCCAGTTGTCGGTCAGCAAGACAGAAGACCCGGATGACGTCGTGCTCAAGGCGCACGACCTGATCGACATGCTGGATGATGGCTCAGGGATTTTGCTGCTCACCGATATTTACGGCGGCACGCCGTCCAATGTCTCTAACCGCCTGATCCAGCCGGGGCGCGTGGAGGCGGTGGCGGGCGTGAACCTGCCCATGCTGGTGCGGGCGTTGACGTACTGTCAGCAGCCGCTGGAAGTGGTGGTCAGCAAGGCCATTACCGGCGGGCTTGAAGGTGTTTTGTATATGTTGCCCAATGCGGCGCAGGGTTGA
- a CDS encoding FAD:protein FMN transferase, which translates to MRAFVRLLALLCTLLLAACGKPPVYQQESFVFGTSVQITIYGTSEDQAKAATASILADLDRLHARLHAWHPSDITRLNQAFAAGQSAQADPEMISILQQAKSYAERADQLFDPAIGDLVAAWGFHNDTFAPVLPDPEKLKALVAAHPTLDDLRFDGPNVSSTNPDVNIDLGGFKGFALDRAAAYLRKHHIYNALINIGGNVLALGKKGDAPWKVGLQHPRKPGAMAVITLADGESIGTSGDYERYFEVDGKRYCHLIDPRTGWPAQTMQAATVIAPASREAGAISDALTKPVFIGGLEHAVGYATRFGVKDVLIVANDGSVYLTPSMQARVEWLITPPHVYRLR; encoded by the coding sequence ATGCGCGCGTTTGTCCGTTTGCTGGCGCTGTTGTGCACGCTGTTGCTGGCCGCTTGCGGCAAACCGCCGGTGTACCAGCAAGAGAGCTTTGTCTTTGGCACCAGCGTGCAGATCACCATTTACGGTACGTCCGAGGATCAAGCCAAAGCGGCCACCGCCAGCATTCTGGCCGATCTGGATCGCCTGCATGCGCGGCTGCACGCCTGGCATCCGTCTGACATTACCCGGTTGAACCAGGCGTTTGCCGCGGGCCAGAGTGCCCAGGCCGATCCGGAAATGATCAGCATCTTGCAGCAGGCCAAAAGCTACGCCGAGCGCGCTGACCAGTTGTTTGATCCCGCGATTGGCGATCTTGTCGCGGCCTGGGGCTTTCACAACGATACCTTTGCGCCCGTCCTGCCAGACCCGGAAAAGCTCAAGGCGCTGGTCGCGGCGCACCCCACGCTGGACGATCTGCGCTTTGACGGCCCCAACGTCTCCAGCACCAACCCGGACGTGAACATTGATCTGGGCGGCTTCAAGGGCTTTGCGCTGGACCGCGCGGCGGCGTATCTGCGCAAGCATCACATCTACAACGCGCTCATCAATATCGGCGGCAACGTGCTGGCGCTGGGCAAGAAGGGCGACGCGCCCTGGAAAGTCGGCCTGCAACACCCGCGCAAACCCGGGGCGATGGCGGTGATCACGCTGGCCGATGGCGAATCGATCGGCACCTCTGGCGATTACGAGCGGTATTTTGAGGTGGACGGCAAGCGCTATTGCCATTTGATCGACCCGCGCACCGGCTGGCCCGCGCAAACCATGCAGGCGGCCACCGTGATCGCCCCCGCATCACGTGAGGCCGGGGCGATTTCCGATGCGCTGACCAAACCGGTGTTTATCGGCGGGCTTGAACACGCTGTCGGCTATGCCACCCGGTTTGGCGTCAAGGATGTGCTGATCGTTGCCAATGATGGCAGCGTGTACCTGACACCATCCATGCAAGCTCGGGTAGAGTGGCTGATTACCCCGCCGCATGTTTACCGTTTGCGCTGA
- the gshB gene encoding glutathione synthase: MSTRLLVIADPVAGFKIHKDSTYAMLREANKRGWELWVTLADDMRVHNGSVETAAQRLTFTATQEYKHWFALAEPQHLALKDFDAVLMRKDPPFDQQYLYATHLLTLAEAQGARVFNPGQTLRDYNEKLAILKHPQFTAPTLVTQRAADIRAFLAEHGDVILKPLDGMGGMGIFRIRPDDANIGSIIEMLTANETATIMAQRYLPAIKDGDKRVLIIDGQPVDWCLARIPKAGETRGNLAAGGTGVARPLTAKDREIAQTLGPELAAKGLFLVGLDVIGEHVTEINVTSPTCFQEITDQSGIDVAALFIDALERKLA, from the coding sequence CAAAATCCACAAAGACTCTACCTACGCCATGCTGCGCGAAGCCAACAAGCGCGGCTGGGAGCTGTGGGTGACGCTGGCTGATGATATGCGCGTGCACAACGGCAGCGTCGAAACCGCCGCGCAACGGCTGACCTTCACCGCCACCCAGGAATACAAGCACTGGTTTGCGCTGGCAGAACCGCAGCACCTGGCGCTCAAGGATTTTGACGCGGTGCTGATGCGCAAAGACCCGCCGTTTGACCAGCAATACCTGTACGCCACGCATCTGCTGACGCTGGCCGAAGCGCAAGGCGCGCGCGTATTCAACCCGGGCCAGACGCTGCGTGACTACAACGAGAAACTGGCCATTCTCAAACACCCGCAATTTACCGCGCCGACGCTGGTGACCCAGCGCGCAGCAGATATCCGCGCGTTTCTGGCTGAACACGGCGATGTGATTCTCAAGCCGCTTGATGGCATGGGCGGCATGGGCATTTTCCGCATCCGTCCGGATGACGCGAACATCGGCTCGATCATTGAAATGCTTACTGCCAATGAAACCGCCACCATCATGGCGCAGCGCTATCTGCCGGCCATCAAGGACGGTGACAAGCGCGTGCTGATCATTGATGGCCAGCCGGTGGACTGGTGCCTGGCACGCATCCCCAAGGCAGGCGAGACCCGCGGCAACCTGGCGGCCGGTGGCACCGGCGTGGCCCGGCCACTGACGGCCAAAGACCGCGAGATTGCCCAGACGCTGGGGCCGGAACTGGCTGCCAAAGGCTTGTTCCTGGTTGGTCTGGATGTGATTGGCGAGCACGTCACAGAGATCAACGTCACCAGCCCGACGTGTTTTCAGGAAATCACGGATCAATCCGGCATTGATGTCGCCGCGCTGTTTATCGACGCGCTTGAGCGCAAACTCGCCTGA